Part of the Desulfofundulus luciae genome, TTCCTGCAAGGTTCAGGCCGCTTCCGCACCTCTTAAAGGCGCTTCCGCCATACCTTCCCCTTTCCTTCTTCCTCCCTGTTTAGTTTTCAAGGACCGACACTTTTGTATTTTACTCGCCCATCCGACCTCTGTCAACACTTTTTTGTGCCGGCAGGCAAGGCTGTTAAAAATATGTTAACATTCCCATTGTGACTTCGTCAAGGGGGTTTTCCCCTTAATGTACTTTATTGACGCCATTTTAATGGCGACATCCTCTAATGTAGCATAACGCATGACACAGATCAACCTGTAATTTCTGGTACCGATTGTATCGCACCCGGGACGGCGTTTAACAATATAGTACGGCGAGTGTAATGGCGTCAATAATTTTTTCTCCGCGAAAAAAATTTTATACACATTATTCTTTAAGGATTGTTACCTGGATTAATGCTCTGCCCGCTTAAAAGGCCCCCCGGAATGTTAACAAAGGTACCCGGTACCTGGCCCACAATAATGCTTTCCACCAGGGGCACGCGGGTGGCCAACTGCGCGGTGGCACTGCGGGGAGGGACTACAATGCGCACTTCAGCATTAAAGTCCAAATATATGCGGTGCCGCGTCTGGTTGATACCGGCCTGTTCAAAACGGTCGTCCACCCTCACCCGCACACTGCCCACCGGTACGATGCCCACCGGAATGCGGGGGCCATAGCCGGCCAGCAACTGGGTGCCGGTAATTTGACCCAGGGGAATACGCAGTGATTCCCGTGACAACTGCTGCAGGGCAGATTGAACCATTAAAGTAACGTCTGCGGCAAACTGGTTAATTTTTAAGGTGTTGGCCTGCATCAATACTATATGCCCCTGGTTATCTTTGTGCACCTGAACGAAGTCCTGGTATTGCAGGTTGCTGTCGAAAACCTTCCGCTGCACCGCCCCGTTAATGGCCTCGGTGGCCATCTGGATGGCCCGGGTCTCGGCTATTTTAAAGATGGTGGGCTGCAGGATCCGGTCAACCCACAGGAACATGCCCAGGAGCAGGAAAAAAAACATGGTCCAGGCAACAAAGGCCCGGTAATTCCTGCGCCTTCTAAACAAACGGGTCACCTCTTTCCTTTTTAGAGGCTCCGGTTTTTATTTCCGGTGGGAAGCATTTTGTTCCTTTTATGGAGTAAATCTTGCCATGATTGTTCTTGAAACATTATATGTAACCCGGTCTGGACAGATAAGCTGTACTGAAGCGTCATGGGTATCTACTTTATAGAAAAAAAAAGAGCCGGCCCAAAGCCGGCAACGCATACTAGTCTTTTTTTAGGAGCGGCAGACCAATCTTAAAAATTTCCGCTTCCCGGCCCGGATGATCATGCCGTCCGCCGGGACCAGTTTCAAGTTGGGGTCTTCGACTTTTTCCCCGTTGATCTTGACTCCTCCCTGCTGGATTAACCGCCTGCCCTCGCTGGTACTGGACACCATGCCGGCCTGCTGGAGTAACCTGGGCAGCCAGATGCCGCCGTCTTCCAGCATGCCCGGCGAGACATGAAATTCAGGCACTTCATCGGGCAGATCGTGCTGCTGGAAAACGCGCTTGAATTCTTCCTCGGCCTTTAGCGCCGCCTCTTTCCCGTGATAAAAAGTTACTATCTCCCGGGCCAGTCGCATTTTGACATCCCGGGGATGCAGGCTGCCATCGACCAGTCCGGCGGCAATGCTGCGAACCTCTTCCAGGGGTACAGAGGTAACCAGTTCAAAGTAACGTACCATAAGCTCATCGGGCAGGGACATGGTTTTCCCGTACATTTCCCGGGGCGGCTCATCGATGCCAATGTAGTTCCCCAGGCTTTTGCTCATCTTCTGCACGCCGTCCAGACCTTCCAGAATGGGCATCATGATGGCTACCTGGGGCTCCTGACCGTATTCCCTTTGCAGCGTCCTGCCCATGAGCAGGTTAAACTTCTGGTCTGTTCCCCCCAGCTCGATATCCGCTTCCAGGGCTACCGAATCATAACCCTGCATGAGGGGGTAGAAAAACTCGTGAATGCTGATGGGCAGGCCTTCCCGGAAGCGGCGGGCAAAATCTTCCCGCTCCAGCATGCGGGCGACAGTATACTTTGCCGCCAGTTCGATAACCTGGGCAAAAGTAAGGGGTGCCAGCCACTGGCTGTTGAAAACCAATTTGGTTCGCTCTGGATCTAAAATCTTGAAAATTTGTCTTTCATAGGTGCGGGCATTGGCCAGCACCTCTTCTTCGCTGAGCTGTTTGCGGGTTTCGGTTTTCCCCGTGGGATCGCCGATGCGGGCGGTATAATCCCCCAGAATAATAATCGTTTCGTGGCCCAGTTCCTGGAACTGCCGCATTTTTTGAAGAACCACGGTATGGCCAAGATGAATATCGGGAGCCGTGGGATCCAGGCCCAGCTTCACCCGCAATGGGCGGCCCGTGGAGAGGGACCGCTTGAGCTTCTGCACCAGTTCCTCTTCGGAAATGATCTCTGCGGCACCCCGCTTGATGATCTCCAGTTGTTTATCTATGCCGAGCATTTTTCTTCTCCTTTCGCCTGCCTTTCCAGGTCACTACATTATATCAAAACGCAGAGCTACCTGACAAGGCAGTCTCCTGGCGGGGGATGGGGGATTAAACTTTATGCCAGTTATGTTATAATGCTGG contains:
- the yunB gene encoding sporulation protein YunB, which translates into the protein MFRRRRNYRAFVAWTMFFFLLLGMFLWVDRILQPTIFKIAETRAIQMATEAINGAVQRKVFDSNLQYQDFVQVHKDNQGHIVLMQANTLKINQFAADVTLMVQSALQQLSRESLRIPLGQITGTQLLAGYGPRIPVGIVPVGSVRVRVDDRFEQAGINQTRHRIYLDFNAEVRIVVPPRSATAQLATRVPLVESIIVGQVPGTFVNIPGGLLSGQSINPGNNP
- the tyrS gene encoding tyrosine--tRNA ligase; this encodes MLGIDKQLEIIKRGAAEIISEEELVQKLKRSLSTGRPLRVKLGLDPTAPDIHLGHTVVLQKMRQFQELGHETIIILGDYTARIGDPTGKTETRKQLSEEEVLANARTYERQIFKILDPERTKLVFNSQWLAPLTFAQVIELAAKYTVARMLEREDFARRFREGLPISIHEFFYPLMQGYDSVALEADIELGGTDQKFNLLMGRTLQREYGQEPQVAIMMPILEGLDGVQKMSKSLGNYIGIDEPPREMYGKTMSLPDELMVRYFELVTSVPLEEVRSIAAGLVDGSLHPRDVKMRLAREIVTFYHGKEAALKAEEEFKRVFQQHDLPDEVPEFHVSPGMLEDGGIWLPRLLQQAGMVSSTSEGRRLIQQGGVKINGEKVEDPNLKLVPADGMIIRAGKRKFLRLVCRS